A window of Rufibacter sp. LB8 contains these coding sequences:
- a CDS encoding PAS domain S-box protein, whose amino-acid sequence MEDNIPEKIMKHLPDMLCAIDKSGRFVRVNDSCEQILGFSRVDLEGKPFIDFVHEEDRVLTSKIAEKLMDGESVNGFENRYVGKDGGTVKVIWTAVWSPEENLLFCSARKKPCQQKNEVRLAKEVQWHKSLFENHPDVIFYEDTAGKITKVNETFIETFNCKKEEVTNSTLSCLLPPKMADMNQRYLEQTLLGSTVRFDLEYQKDGEKPRIFDTVKFPVKVNQEVIGVQTIAKDITDMVHAYETIQLQAKKLNTIFESITDAFFTMDREWNFAFINREAERILGINKNYHIGKNAWKEFPSELGGEFDRQYQHAMETMQPVHFEAYFSMTSVWLEVKAFPSSEGISIYFTDITENVKARKELEKLSLVASKTNNSVLIADKDWRIEWVNLGFTDLTGYSLVEAMGRKPSELLHSHKTDIKEYKLLEPKLLGGEPISLEVLNVRKNGEEYWVNIEISPAYSESGEISRFIEVQTDISSLKNKELELSALAQELYRKNTDLQQFTYIVSHNLRSPIANIMGLADALNMLDKQSESFHKALSYLKQDAHRLDTVMRDMNSILSIRDSKYNLETETVDLTAVINEVSQSFGEKLLTIGADVSMDIQEGLSLRANRAYMYSIFHNLVSNSIKYRSPERPLRIRIKAIGNPSRGTIVSFSDNGIGFDMKKAKDNLFRMYKRFHAEQPGRGMGLFLVKNHLDAMGGSIKAVSGVGFGTRFMIYLPS is encoded by the coding sequence ATGGAAGATAATATCCCAGAAAAGATTATGAAGCATTTGCCCGACATGCTCTGCGCCATAGACAAAAGCGGTCGGTTTGTGCGGGTGAATGACTCCTGCGAACAAATATTAGGTTTCAGTAGGGTGGACTTGGAAGGCAAGCCCTTTATTGACTTCGTGCATGAGGAGGACAGGGTTCTCACCTCAAAGATTGCCGAAAAGCTCATGGACGGAGAAAGCGTCAACGGTTTCGAAAACCGTTATGTAGGTAAAGATGGGGGTACCGTAAAAGTTATTTGGACGGCTGTTTGGTCACCAGAGGAAAACCTCTTGTTCTGCTCGGCCCGCAAAAAGCCCTGCCAACAGAAAAACGAGGTCAGGTTGGCCAAGGAAGTCCAATGGCACAAGTCATTGTTTGAGAATCACCCAGACGTTATTTTCTACGAGGACACCGCTGGAAAGATAACCAAGGTGAATGAGACCTTCATAGAGACGTTCAACTGCAAAAAGGAAGAGGTGACCAACTCCACATTATCCTGCTTGTTGCCCCCAAAAATGGCTGATATGAACCAAAGGTATCTTGAACAGACCCTGTTGGGCAGCACCGTCAGGTTTGACCTTGAGTACCAGAAAGATGGAGAAAAACCCAGGATATTTGACACTGTGAAGTTTCCAGTGAAAGTGAACCAGGAAGTCATTGGGGTTCAAACCATAGCCAAGGATATCACGGATATGGTTCATGCCTATGAGACAATCCAACTTCAGGCTAAAAAGCTCAACACCATCTTCGAGAGCATCACAGACGCCTTCTTCACTATGGACAGGGAATGGAACTTCGCCTTTATCAACCGTGAGGCGGAGAGAATTCTGGGCATAAACAAAAATTACCATATAGGGAAGAATGCCTGGAAGGAATTTCCTTCCGAGTTGGGCGGGGAGTTCGATAGGCAATACCAGCATGCCATGGAAACGATGCAGCCTGTCCACTTCGAGGCATATTTCTCAATGACCAGCGTCTGGCTGGAAGTAAAGGCATTCCCATCATCAGAGGGAATTTCCATCTACTTCACGGACATTACCGAAAACGTGAAAGCAAGGAAGGAACTCGAGAAGCTTTCATTGGTGGCCAGCAAGACCAACAACAGCGTGTTGATAGCTGACAAGGATTGGAGGATTGAATGGGTGAACTTAGGCTTCACCGACCTGACTGGTTACAGCCTCGTAGAAGCCATGGGCAGAAAACCCTCGGAGCTATTGCACAGCCACAAGACGGACATAAAGGAGTATAAGCTTTTAGAGCCGAAGCTTCTGGGTGGGGAGCCTATCTCGTTGGAGGTATTGAACGTCAGGAAAAATGGGGAGGAATATTGGGTAAACATAGAAATCAGCCCAGCTTATTCCGAAAGCGGAGAGATTTCAAGGTTTATTGAGGTGCAGACTGACATCAGTTCACTGAAGAACAAAGAGTTAGAGTTGTCAGCCTTGGCGCAGGAACTCTACCGCAAGAACACCGACCTTCAGCAGTTCACCTACATAGTCTCCCATAATCTCAGGTCACCAATCGCCAACATCATGGGCCTGGCAGACGCTTTGAATATGTTGGATAAGCAATCTGAATCATTTCATAAAGCATTGTCCTACCTGAAGCAAGATGCCCATAGGCTGGACACGGTCATGCGGGATATGAACTCAATCCTCAGCATCCGAGACAGCAAGTATAACCTGGAAACTGAAACGGTTGACCTCACTGCCGTAATCAACGAGGTTTCGCAATCTTTCGGGGAAAAGCTCCTAACCATTGGTGCTGATGTTAGTATGGACATACAGGAGGGCTTGAGCCTAAGGGCGAACAGGGCTTACATGTACAGCATATTCCATAACCTGGTGTCCAATTCCATCAAATACAGGTCTCCTGAAAGACCTTTGAGGATTCGCATCAAAGCCATTGGCAACCCAAGCAGAGGCACGATTGTATCATTCTCTGACAATGGAATAGGGTTTGACATGAAGAAGGCGAAAGACAACCTGTTCAGGATGTATAAACGGTTCCATGCAGAGCAACCTGGGAGAGGCATGGGATTGTTTCTCGTAAAGAACCACTTGGACGCCATGGGAGGTTCTATCAAAGCAGTCAGTGGGGTGGGGTTTGGCACCAGATTCATGATTTATCTGCCTTCCTGA
- a CDS encoding GAF domain-containing protein yields MGKEKVSIGNNEQERLARLYGYSNIDKYELKGTFQHVVSTAALAFDVPMAFVNLVEMENILIKASVGFDGNQRIAREIGLCSLAILKDEFTVYKDTHKEIELKGNPMVHGEFGLGFYAAAPLKTPDGFNIGVVAIADKAPREFSEEDGRLLEGLASIVMEELEYRLEHRKN; encoded by the coding sequence ATGGGCAAGGAAAAAGTAAGCATAGGGAACAATGAGCAAGAGCGCTTGGCAAGGTTATACGGGTATAGCAACATAGATAAGTATGAACTCAAAGGCACTTTCCAGCATGTGGTGAGTACGGCTGCGCTGGCTTTCGATGTTCCCATGGCATTCGTCAATTTGGTGGAGATGGAAAACATCTTGATTAAGGCAAGCGTGGGTTTTGACGGCAACCAACGCATCGCCCGAGAGATAGGCTTATGCTCACTGGCTATCCTCAAAGATGAATTCACGGTCTATAAAGATACCCATAAGGAGATTGAACTGAAAGGGAACCCCATGGTACATGGTGAGTTCGGCTTAGGTTTCTATGCTGCCGCACCCTTGAAAACCCCAGACGGATTCAATATCGGGGTAGTGGCTATTGCCGACAAAGCACCCAGGGAATTCTCCGAGGAAGATGGCAGATTACTGGAAGGGCTTGCCTCCATTGTCATGGAAGAACTCGAATACAGGTTAGAGCATCGCAAAAATTAA
- a CDS encoding STAS/SEC14 domain-containing protein, whose product MIIFKNGFIELDYEPATDILRFEMPNVDDVVMPEMKRCLKVIVEHVRNYDVKRILLDARKTDILGGNEGYATIITEFYRDLMLTRVRRVARLVTPESIRENLVKRTLAKMNISFEVQAFTDTDSAMKWLKSTD is encoded by the coding sequence ATGATTATTTTCAAGAACGGCTTCATAGAGCTTGACTATGAACCTGCCACAGACATACTCAGGTTTGAGATGCCTAACGTGGATGATGTGGTCATGCCAGAGATGAAGCGGTGCCTGAAGGTAATTGTGGAGCATGTTCGCAACTATGATGTGAAGAGAATACTACTGGACGCCAGGAAAACAGATATTTTGGGTGGCAATGAAGGTTATGCCACCATTATCACCGAATTCTACCGTGACCTCATGCTGACCAGGGTACGGAGAGTCGCACGGCTGGTCACCCCCGAATCCATCAGGGAGAATCTGGTTAAGAGAACCTTGGCAAAGATGAACATCTCCTTTGAGGTGCAGGCGTTCACTGACACCGACTCCGCAATGAAGTGGCTCAAATCAACGGACTGA
- a CDS encoding heme NO-binding domain-containing protein — MENAANIEDRMHGSIFVLLKRFVETSFNYSTWLRLLKDAGLEGTAYEMNGMYPTRELFAIVKTASAETGIPTYTLMEQFGEFLVPDLLLVYHKFIDPEWRTYEMLLNTEASMHGAVKSQDSRTNPPMLLVTKKGNSQLIVDYYSKRRMAGVAVGIIRGIAAYYQESDQVKVTRISAIEEERVQIQVDFVK; from the coding sequence ATGGAAAACGCAGCAAATATCGAAGACAGGATGCACGGCTCGATATTCGTTTTGCTGAAGCGGTTCGTGGAGACCTCCTTTAACTACAGCACTTGGTTAAGGCTTTTAAAGGATGCTGGTTTAGAGGGTACTGCTTATGAAATGAACGGGATGTACCCCACAAGAGAGCTTTTCGCTATTGTGAAGACCGCCTCCGCAGAGACTGGAATCCCAACCTACACGCTTATGGAACAATTCGGGGAGTTCCTCGTGCCTGACTTGCTGCTTGTATACCATAAATTCATTGACCCAGAATGGAGAACCTATGAGATGCTGCTCAACACAGAGGCATCCATGCATGGTGCGGTAAAATCACAGGACAGCAGAACAAACCCGCCTATGCTCTTGGTTACCAAGAAAGGCAACAGTCAGCTTATCGTTGATTACTACTCAAAGCGCAGGATGGCGGGCGTGGCGGTCGGTATCATTAGGGGGATTGCAGCCTACTACCAGGAAAGTGACCAGGTCAAGGTCACACGCATCTCAGCCATAGAAGAGGAAAGGGTTCAGATACAGGTAGACTTTGTGAAATAG
- a CDS encoding GAF domain-containing protein, with protein sequence MDNTFGIPIIPDNEEERLSTLRNLHVLDTYEENGTFKHIAAIASRLFNVPIALVNFVDRDYVVTKGGVGVEGSNEVSRGVSLCSLAVLRSDVTVFENAKAEPCLLANPMVVGDFGLQFYAAAPLTTSDGFNIGALCIVDKVPREFSESDQKMLESLASVVMDEIEKK encoded by the coding sequence ATGGACAACACCTTCGGAATACCGATAATCCCAGATAATGAAGAAGAAAGGCTGTCCACGCTGCGCAACCTGCACGTCCTGGACACTTACGAAGAGAACGGGACTTTCAAGCATATCGCTGCCATTGCATCCCGCTTGTTCAACGTGCCGATAGCTTTGGTAAATTTTGTTGACAGGGATTATGTAGTCACCAAAGGCGGTGTGGGCGTTGAAGGCTCTAACGAAGTGAGCAGGGGTGTTAGCCTGTGTTCACTGGCAGTTTTAAGAAGTGACGTTACGGTATTCGAGAATGCCAAAGCAGAACCATGCCTGCTTGCAAATCCTATGGTGGTTGGGGATTTTGGCTTGCAGTTTTATGCTGCTGCCCCTTTGACCACCTCTGATGGCTTCAACATCGGTGCTTTATGCATTGTAGACAAAGTGCCACGGGAGTTCTCCGAGTCTGACCAGAAGATGCTTGAAAGCCTTGCCTCTGTGGTGATGGACGAGATAGAGAAAAAATAG
- a CDS encoding STAS/SEC14 domain-containing protein: MTQEYKNVFGKVFLNVTVDNVNRWVHTDWFGYLTEENIKAGALAYTEAVRKSGYSCVLNDTSNVVGGWDHSLDWVVNEWSPQAAGAGVKHFAMVTAPESFAAATASNFVSSVEAFEVRIFQSIGDAQSWLHQYTINA, encoded by the coding sequence ATGACACAGGAATATAAAAACGTTTTCGGGAAGGTATTTTTGAATGTTACCGTGGATAATGTGAACAGATGGGTCCATACTGACTGGTTCGGCTATCTGACGGAAGAGAACATAAAAGCTGGCGCACTGGCGTACACAGAGGCCGTGAGAAAATCGGGGTATAGCTGCGTGCTGAATGACACCAGTAACGTGGTAGGCGGGTGGGACCATTCGCTTGATTGGGTGGTGAATGAATGGAGTCCGCAGGCAGCGGGGGCGGGGGTAAAGCACTTCGCCATGGTTACCGCCCCAGAGTCATTCGCAGCTGCTACCGCCTCCAATTTCGTTTCTTCGGTAGAGGCTTTTGAAGTTAGGATATTCCAAAGCATAGGGGATGCCCAAAGCTGGCTCCACCAATATACTATAAACGCCTAA
- a CDS encoding GAF domain-containing protein — MMETIEHEAGRLEALRRYDILDTPPDGAFDRITALASKMFNMPIAIISLVDKDRIWFKSQHGIDGVEQIDREPGLCASAILSKDVYLVENAIEDPRCLANPLVCGEFGLRFYAAAPLHTHDGYNLGTFCIIDKKQRYLSREQMEMLEDLASIVVDEMEIRLASRNSLAKSYQRIAQLEKENNELRNS, encoded by the coding sequence ATGATGGAAACTATAGAACACGAAGCAGGAAGATTGGAAGCATTAAGGCGTTATGACATATTGGATACTCCCCCAGACGGTGCCTTTGACCGCATCACGGCCTTGGCCTCCAAGATGTTCAACATGCCTATCGCCATCATTAGCCTGGTGGACAAGGACAGAATATGGTTCAAATCACAGCACGGGATTGATGGGGTAGAGCAGATTGACAGAGAGCCAGGGTTGTGTGCCTCAGCTATACTCTCAAAAGACGTATATCTGGTTGAGAACGCCATTGAAGACCCTCGGTGCCTTGCCAACCCGCTCGTGTGCGGGGAGTTCGGCCTGCGCTTCTATGCAGCTGCCCCCCTTCACACGCATGACGGCTATAACCTTGGAACCTTCTGCATCATAGACAAAAAGCAACGCTACCTTAGTAGAGAGCAGATGGAGATGCTCGAGGACCTGGCCTCCATTGTTGTGGACGAGATGGAGATAAGGCTGGCATCTCGCAACTCTTTGGCAAAAAGTTACCAGCGCATCGCCCAGCTGGAAAAAGAAAACAATGAGTTGAGGAATTCGTAA
- a CDS encoding recombinase family protein: protein MTQAVSYGRISTSSQSVYRQKVNLEEFAQSKGFKIEKFFSDSITGKTHTLERDGYLKMVKFCQDMNIKTIFVSEISRVSRRVSHTIATIENLVEEYGITVHVQHPSSLTFSPDKFGKIDILQKSMLMMLGLGAEMELTYQQSRRLEGIAEAKKKNVYKGRIKGSTYSLDQLMAKHPDIVNLVKHSALPDTKISEIVKKGLSTVKRIKKAMKSLSNETVA from the coding sequence ATGACTCAAGCAGTTTCATACGGGCGAATTTCCACAAGCTCGCAGAGCGTTTATCGGCAGAAAGTAAATTTAGAAGAGTTCGCCCAGAGCAAAGGGTTTAAAATTGAAAAATTCTTTAGTGACTCAATCACGGGTAAAACCCATACCCTTGAAAGAGATGGCTACCTAAAAATGGTTAAGTTCTGCCAAGACATGAACATCAAAACGATTTTTGTATCTGAAATATCCAGGGTTTCACGTAGGGTGAGTCACACCATTGCCACTATAGAGAACTTAGTTGAAGAATATGGAATTACTGTTCATGTTCAGCACCCAAGCTCGCTTACCTTTTCACCAGATAAATTTGGCAAGATTGATATTCTGCAAAAGTCCATGTTGATGATGTTGGGCTTGGGGGCTGAAATGGAGTTGACCTATCAGCAGAGCAGAAGGTTGGAAGGTATCGCTGAGGCTAAAAAGAAGAATGTATATAAAGGCAGGATAAAAGGCTCAACTTACTCACTTGACCAGCTAATGGCCAAGCACCCAGATATCGTAAACTTGGTCAAGCACTCGGCTCTACCTGACACTAAAATATCTGAGATTGTAAAGAAGGGGCTTTCGACAGTGAAGCGTATTAAGAAGGCAATGAAAAGCTTATCAAATGAAACAGTAGCATAG
- a CDS encoding DNA adenine methylase — MKKNLQLGLPYFGGKQNQAKFMEALFPSSFKTYCEPFGGTMKNFLVSDLDCSNVVYNDISYYQANMMMAFKYPKRFLRECRKQLKPGGRLFHVGLTDTIKYKALLKEHYGSLFHTLSDYFAFSKPNPIGELKSVSWVDAVLYAFCLSHSTLGVPLKSFVYSHESNARPKFMSVLNNLPEFVKQRKFNKVNFHVGDAMQLIRQQDNADAFFVVDPGYFGMEHYYSNRSRKGTRQKVNNKVVKNLSNDKMHIELSQTLRKLEGKFMLCYYYHEDLEKLYPRNKYTWVVKGYRRPSANTAKSQTKKIEQGMEVLIMNYGEELGQNSFYKQHLLDSATALMPEADGRRTRGSYTLEFKHKVILMLESGLFKRKEILAALAIKSYNTLAKWLSEKKRIETTMVRLKQANDFLRELKKPLADKINAMTGNVLVPEKARNLIADLRQQAILSNKAIREMFGISARCVEDCFQEWYGQRIAVPMKTKIARLLTYWHKMAA; from the coding sequence ATGAAGAAGAATTTACAGTTAGGGTTGCCATACTTTGGCGGGAAACAGAATCAGGCGAAGTTCATGGAGGCGTTGTTTCCGTCCTCCTTCAAGACATACTGTGAACCTTTTGGCGGTACTATGAAGAACTTCCTGGTCTCTGACCTTGACTGTAGCAATGTTGTCTACAATGATATCAGTTACTACCAGGCTAACATGATGATGGCGTTCAAGTACCCGAAGAGGTTCCTTCGGGAGTGCAGGAAGCAGCTTAAGCCTGGGGGGCGTCTCTTCCACGTAGGTTTAACGGACACCATCAAGTACAAGGCTTTGCTCAAGGAGCATTACGGAAGTCTGTTCCACACCCTTAGCGATTACTTCGCCTTTTCCAAGCCAAACCCGATTGGCGAGTTGAAGAGCGTCAGTTGGGTTGATGCGGTCTTGTACGCATTCTGCCTTTCACACTCCACCTTGGGGGTTCCCCTGAAGTCATTCGTTTATTCACATGAATCCAACGCAAGGCCGAAATTCATGTCCGTGCTGAACAACCTGCCAGAGTTTGTCAAGCAACGGAAATTCAACAAGGTTAATTTTCATGTTGGGGATGCTATGCAGCTTATCAGGCAGCAGGACAACGCAGACGCATTCTTCGTGGTTGACCCAGGGTATTTCGGCATGGAACACTATTACAGCAACAGGTCAAGAAAAGGCACTCGACAGAAGGTGAACAACAAAGTTGTAAAGAACCTTAGCAATGACAAGATGCACATCGAGCTTTCCCAGACCCTTAGAAAACTGGAAGGCAAGTTCATGCTGTGCTACTACTACCATGAAGACCTTGAAAAGCTATACCCACGCAACAAATACACTTGGGTGGTAAAGGGTTACCGCAGACCGTCCGCAAACACCGCCAAGTCGCAGACGAAGAAAATAGAGCAGGGCATGGAAGTGCTTATCATGAACTACGGTGAAGAATTAGGCCAAAATTCTTTTTACAAGCAACATCTTTTGGATAGCGCAACAGCATTGATGCCAGAAGCGGATGGCAGGAGAACCCGTGGCAGCTATACCCTCGAATTCAAGCACAAGGTAATTCTGATGTTGGAATCAGGTCTGTTCAAGAGAAAGGAGATACTGGCTGCGCTTGCCATAAAATCATATAACACGCTGGCCAAGTGGCTTTCTGAGAAGAAACGGATTGAAACCACTATGGTACGGTTGAAGCAAGCTAATGACTTCCTTCGTGAGTTGAAGAAACCCTTAGCCGACAAAATTAATGCTATGACTGGCAATGTTCTTGTGCCAGAAAAGGCAAGGAATTTAATCGCTGACCTACGTCAACAGGCGATATTGTCCAACAAGGCAATCAGGGAGATGTTCGGCATCTCAGCCAGATGCGTTGAGGATTGCTTCCAAGAATGGTATGGGCAAAGGATAGCTGTTCCTATGAAGACTAAAATAGCGAGGCTCCTAACTTATTGGCACAAGATGGCTGCCTGA
- a CDS encoding type I restriction endonuclease subunit R → MATGIHTEQTFEEAIEDYLIDQGGYSKGERHDFNKDLALDETVVFSFLQSTQPKAWDNLSQIHGAEIEKKLLNRLNKELELRGTLDVLRNGITDYGVKFRLAYFKPESGLNPEAETLYDLNQLTVTRQVKYSKVNENSLDLVLSVNGLPVATAELKNQFTNQTVEDAKKQYMYDRDPKELLFQGKKRALVHFAVDKDEVFMTTKLDHKETKFLPFNLGYKHGAGNPTNEYGYKTSYLWEQVWQKDSWMDILGKFVHLQVSEYESNGKKFKKETIIFPRYHQLDVVRGVARDARTNGAGKNYLIQHSAGSGKSNSIAWLAYRLSSLHDTHDKRVFDSVIVITDRKVLDQQLQNTIFQFDHKQGVVQKIDKDSEQLAKALNAGSNIIITTLQKFPFILDKVKELPARSYAVIQDEAHSSAHGESSKKIKEILAAKSLEEAEKNEAQTDEDNDAEDEIRKSMLARGKQPNLSFFAFTATPKEKTLNVFGQMGADGKPRPFHLYSMRQAIQEGFIHDVLKSYTTYKTFFQLTKAIEDDPALNKKKANKAIGKYVSLHPHNLAQKTEIMIEHFRQVVSKKIGGKAKAMVVTGSRLHAVRYYMEFKRYIKEKGYTDIKALVAFSGKVLDGGSELTEEQLNGFKEKELPEKFDSDSYQLLLVADKYQTGFDQPLLHTMYVDKKLSGVKAVQTLSRLNRTAKGKEDTFVLDFANEQEDILNSFQPYYELTTVDTPTDPNLLSDLKYKIESAQIIWKSEVDAFCEVYFKSTDRVNAKVQKKLDAAIDPGVQRFKCLPTDEEKDDFKHTLITYIRLYSFLSQIMPFSDLEMEKLFAYGRLLYNKLPKNTGGGSIHLDDEVALEYYRIQKISEGNIVLEDQGEYGLEGTTQAGMRGGKEEQAQLSEIIKVLNDRFGTEFTEADKLFFDQIEAELMLDEDLSLQAKSNSMENFKFGFEDRFLTKVIQRMELNQDIFTKIMDNDEFSQLVKNWMLKKVYKKMNE, encoded by the coding sequence ATGGCAACAGGCATCCATACCGAGCAGACCTTTGAAGAGGCCATAGAAGACTACCTGATTGACCAGGGCGGCTACTCCAAAGGCGAAAGGCATGACTTCAACAAAGACCTGGCTCTTGACGAGACGGTGGTATTCTCTTTCCTGCAATCCACGCAACCCAAAGCTTGGGATAACCTGAGCCAAATACATGGTGCGGAGATAGAGAAGAAGCTGCTCAACAGGCTCAATAAGGAGTTAGAGCTAAGAGGTACGCTGGACGTGCTACGCAACGGCATCACCGACTACGGGGTTAAGTTCAGGCTGGCCTACTTCAAACCAGAGAGCGGATTGAACCCAGAAGCCGAGACGCTGTATGACTTGAACCAACTCACCGTCACACGGCAGGTGAAGTACAGTAAGGTGAACGAGAACTCACTTGACCTGGTGCTTAGTGTGAACGGCCTTCCCGTGGCTACCGCAGAGCTGAAGAACCAGTTCACCAACCAGACGGTTGAGGATGCCAAGAAGCAGTACATGTATGACCGTGACCCCAAGGAGCTACTGTTTCAGGGCAAGAAACGGGCGTTGGTGCATTTTGCCGTGGACAAGGACGAGGTGTTCATGACCACGAAGCTTGACCACAAGGAGACAAAATTCCTGCCGTTCAACCTTGGTTATAAGCACGGTGCTGGCAACCCCACCAACGAATATGGCTACAAGACATCTTACCTATGGGAGCAGGTGTGGCAGAAAGACAGTTGGATGGACATCCTGGGCAAGTTCGTCCATTTGCAGGTGAGCGAGTATGAGAGCAACGGCAAGAAATTCAAGAAAGAGACCATCATCTTCCCCCGCTACCACCAGTTGGACGTGGTGCGTGGGGTAGCCAGAGACGCCCGCACGAACGGTGCTGGAAAGAACTACCTGATACAGCATTCGGCTGGCTCAGGTAAGAGTAACAGCATCGCATGGCTCGCCTACAGGCTTTCCAGCCTTCATGATACTCATGACAAAAGGGTATTCGATTCTGTAATTGTGATTACAGACCGCAAGGTGCTTGACCAGCAGTTGCAGAACACCATCTTCCAGTTTGACCACAAGCAGGGCGTGGTGCAGAAAATAGACAAAGACTCAGAGCAGCTTGCCAAGGCGCTCAACGCTGGCTCCAACATCATCATCACTACCCTTCAGAAGTTCCCTTTCATACTGGACAAGGTGAAGGAACTGCCCGCCAGAAGCTATGCCGTGATTCAGGACGAGGCGCACAGTTCCGCTCATGGTGAGTCTTCCAAGAAAATAAAAGAGATACTGGCGGCCAAGTCACTGGAAGAGGCCGAGAAAAACGAAGCCCAGACGGATGAAGATAATGATGCCGAGGACGAAATTAGGAAGTCCATGCTCGCCCGTGGCAAGCAGCCAAACTTAAGCTTCTTCGCCTTCACCGCCACGCCAAAGGAGAAAACCCTGAACGTCTTCGGGCAGATGGGTGCCGATGGTAAGCCACGCCCGTTCCACCTTTACTCCATGCGACAGGCTATTCAAGAAGGTTTCATCCATGACGTTCTGAAAAGCTACACGACCTACAAAACCTTCTTCCAGCTTACCAAGGCCATTGAGGACGACCCCGCCCTGAACAAGAAGAAGGCGAACAAGGCCATCGGCAAGTACGTGTCGCTGCACCCGCACAACCTGGCGCAGAAGACTGAGATAATGATAGAGCATTTCCGCCAGGTGGTCTCCAAGAAGATAGGCGGTAAGGCCAAGGCCATGGTGGTGACTGGCTCCCGCCTGCATGCGGTGCGCTATTACATGGAATTCAAACGCTACATCAAGGAGAAAGGCTACACCGACATAAAAGCACTGGTGGCGTTCTCTGGAAAGGTGTTGGATGGTGGCAGCGAGCTGACCGAAGAGCAGTTGAACGGTTTTAAGGAAAAGGAACTGCCCGAGAAGTTCGATTCTGACAGCTACCAGTTGCTGTTGGTGGCAGACAAGTACCAGACAGGCTTTGACCAACCGCTGCTGCACACCATGTACGTGGACAAGAAGCTGTCAGGCGTGAAGGCAGTGCAGACCCTTTCCAGGTTGAACAGAACCGCCAAGGGAAAGGAAGACACTTTCGTTCTGGACTTCGCAAACGAGCAGGAAGACATCCTGAATTCGTTCCAGCCCTACTACGAACTGACCACGGTGGACACGCCCACCGACCCGAATCTACTATCTGACCTTAAATACAAGATAGAGTCAGCGCAGATTATCTGGAAGTCAGAGGTGGACGCTTTCTGCGAGGTCTATTTCAAGTCAACCGACAGGGTGAACGCCAAGGTGCAGAAGAAGCTGGATGCAGCCATAGACCCTGGGGTGCAGCGGTTTAAGTGCCTGCCCACGGACGAAGAGAAAGACGATTTCAAGCACACGCTTATCACTTACATCAGGCTGTATTCCTTCCTTTCGCAGATTATGCCCTTTAGTGACCTTGAGATGGAGAAGCTGTTTGCGTACGGTAGGTTGTTGTATAACAAGCTTCCCAAGAACACGGGCGGGGGCAGTATCCATCTGGATGACGAGGTAGCTCTTGAATACTACCGCATCCAGAAAATCAGCGAAGGCAACATCGTTCTTGAAGACCAGGGCGAGTACGGTTTGGAGGGTACCACGCAGGCGGGTATGCGAGGCGGCAAGGAAGAGCAGGCGCAACTGTCCGAAATCATCAAGGTGCTGAATGACCGCTTCGGCACGGAGTTCACCGAGGCAGATAAGCTGTTCTTTGACCAGATAGAGGCTGAGTTGATGCTGGATGAAGACCTATCTCTTCAAGCGAAGAGTAATTCCATGGAGAACTTCAAGTTCGGCTTCGAGGACAGGTTCCTGACCAAAGTAATCCAGCGCATGGAGCTTAACCAGGACATCTTCACCAAGATTATGGACAATGACGAGTTTTCTCAACTTGTGAAGAACTGGATGCTGAAGAAGGTTTATAAGAAGATGAATGAGTAG